DNA from Thermodesulforhabdaceae bacterium:
AGGGAAATCTTTCTAAATCCAAAAGTCTATTCTGGTTGTGGGATGAAATCAAAGACCATTTAGATTTACCTGCCGGTATGTGACTATAATATTCACTACGATCCCGTAAAGACGATCTGCTACAGACCGCCTTTACGGATTTTTATCGTGATTTAACTAAATCGTTCTACCGGCGTCGAATCCGCCATGTATAGCATCAAAGGCTTTGCCGATTTTCGATGCATCGCCCACAATGTGGTAGGGTATGTTCAGTTCCTGAAGAACTGTTTCAATTTCCCGATTTGGTCTAGCACCTGTTGCCACTACTACCGTGTCAGCTTTTATTAACCTTTTACCTTCCGATGTTTCGACTACAACACCTTCGGAAGTGATTTCCAATACCTTCGATGAAGTTAACACATTTACACCGTGTATCTGCAAATCCTGCATAAAACACCATCTGGTCGATAGACCAATGTCTTTTCCTATTTCTGGGAGCATTTCAATTATAGTGATCTTTTTAGTGCCCTGTGTTGCCATTTGGAGAATCAGTTCAGAATCCTTTGCTTGATGAGTGAGAAGGAATTTAAGGGATTCGGCATCTATGGTTCCTTTTTCAGCGAGATACAGGGCGGTTTCGATCCCGACCGCGCCACCTCCGATTATCACTACATTTTTTCCCGTCCACACCTTTCCCATCAAGACATCCCAGGCATGAACTACATGATCGCTTTTTATGCCGGGAATGGGAAGTTCGGTAGGTTCGGCACCGGTTGCCAGTATAACAACGTCCGGTTTCTCTCGCTCCAGAAGTTCTCGGGTAACTGGGGTATTAAGCATTACGGGAATACGGCGTGCAGATACCTGTTTGACGAGATCTGAAGCAAGTTGCAGAAATTCTTCCCGTCCTGGAGGCGCTCCAGCAAGAAGAAGCTGTCCACCAAGACGATTGCCTTTTTCATAAAGCGTTACATTGTGACCTCTATCGTGAGCAGTGATAGCTGCGCTCATGCCTGCTGCTCCACCGCCTACAATCATTACTTTCTTGGATTGTGGAGCTTTTTCAACTACTTTCTCTCGTTCGTGGCCAGCTCGAGGATTACAAAGACATTCTACAGACTTCATTTTGAACAGGTTATCGAAACAACCCTGAGCGCAGGCAACACAGTGGACGATTTCATGTTCTCTTCCAGAGCGAGCTTTTTCGGGCAGGAAAGGATCTGCTATAAGAGCTCGCCCCATTGCGACCATGTCGCAAAAATGGTTACCTATGAGTTCCCGGGCTGTATAAGGATCGTTTATACGATGACCAGCGATAACCGGCACAGAGAACAATTCCTTGAAGTATCTAGCAAGATAAGCATAGGCTCCTCTTGGCACTTCAGCAATAATTTGTGGAACTCTAGCCTCATGCCATCCTACATTTACATTTATAGCATTAGCACCGACTTCTATAAGGCGTTTTACGTATTCTGTGAGTTCCTCTCGAGTTATTCCCCCCGGCATAAGATCATTTCCATTGACACGAACAAGTATTGGAAAATCATCTCCCACAGCTTTCCGAACGGCTTGAATGACTTCGATACCAAACCGCATACGATTTTCTGGCGATCCACCATATTCGTCCGTGCGCTGATTTGTAAGGGGTGACAGAAATTCACTGATAAGGTAACCGGTTCCGCTCAAGATTTCTACAGCATCAAAGCCGGCTTTTTTTACTCGCCTTGCAGCATCGGCAAATCTGGTGATGGTGGTCTTGATCTCTTCAAGGGTCATTTCTCTTGGGGTTTCTTTGGTCAATCGCGAAGGAATTGGCGATGGAGCTACGGGTTGTTTTCCTCCAAGGAAAACGGAGAGATTGTATCTTCCAGCATGGTTAAGCTGAACTGCTGCACGTGCTCCGTGACGTTTTATGGTGGAAGCAAGATTCTTGAGTCCAGGAATGAATTCATCCTTATGGGCTCCAATGTGGCCTGGAGGTCCGGAATACTCATCTACCGTAGCGAAACCGACTGTAATTAACCCAGCCCCTCCCCGAGCTCTTTCTTCGTAAAAATCTACGATCTGATCGGTCACAAAGAAGTTTTTTGCCATGTTTAAATGCATAGCAGGCATAAGAATACGGTTTTTTACTTCAAGATTGTGGATGAAAATTGGTTCAAAAAGCGGATCTTTCATTTCCCCCTCCCTTATTCGCCTTTATAGTTCTTCCAGAGCAATGCTGGACTATTTTAACCAAGGTCAAGGCAAGATTCAAAGTGAAAACCCCTTATAAACGGTTAAAAAGCATTATAAATTCGGCAACGGCAAGGGTTATGAGCGTAACCGGTATGCCTAGCTTTGCGTGATCCTTCCATGATATTGATATGCCTGACTTTGTGGCTTGATCCACAACGATAATGTTTGCAATGCTTCCTCCAATTAAAAGGTTACCCGCAAAGGTGCTGGCTATAGCCAGAAGATAACCGGTTTCTGGATGTTTTACCCAGGGAAGTAGAAGCATTACGGCTGGCACGTTGGACACTATGTTGCTAAGAATCACAGAAATTCCGAAAATCATGTCGGGATGATGTAGATTTATTCCAAATTTTCCGAGTTCTATTATTGTGCTTTGTGGGAGTCTGGTTTTGTAGAGAGCGTGGTTTATCACGAAAAGGCTTATAAAAAGGACCAAGAGTTGCCAGTCAACAAGGCTTAGAATCTCACGAGAACGGAAACGTCTGCTTGTTAGCAAAATTCCCGCAGCAGTAATGGCGCATAGTTCCCGGGGCCACCATTCACCTAGAAAAATAATCATAAGTAAAGTGGCTACCGTAAGCCCTTTAATGGTTTCCCATCGATCAAAGGGATTAAAATGCGAGTCGTCAATGGTTACAGATGGATCTTCTGGAAGAAGCCATTTTCCTTTCCATCGGCTTGCTATGATTGCCCATCCTGCGATGAGGGATATAGTTACCACAGGGAAAGCTCTGGCTATGTATTTAGAAAAGGAAAGATGTAAGGTTTGAGCAATTAGTATATTTTGAGGATTTCCTATAAGAGTTAGTGCTGATCCTATGTTTGCTGCACAGGCAAGACCAAGCAAATAGGGTAGGGGATTGATGCCTCTCCTGCGACATATACCTATAATCACGGGAGTTGTTGCAAGGCAAATCACGTCGTTAGTGAAAATAGCCGAAAGAAATCCCATAGTGACCATCATGCAAAGTAGCAGAAAGGATGGAGATAGACGCAATCTTGCGAAAGCAATTGTGATTTTGGTGTAGAATCCGCCAAGGCGTAGTTGAACTGATACAACCATAAGCCCGAATAGCAGGACAAGAGTCGGAATATCAAGGGCTTTGAGAGCTTCATTTTCGGAAAGGGCTCTGCTACCCATAAGAAGAATAGCACATAGTAAAGCTATGCCTGTTCTGTCCAGTTTCAGTCTGGGGAATCTACCAAGGATCATCCCTATATAGCATAGAGAAAAAGCCGTAATTGTGACGGCTTCCTTTGCGTGGTTGTTAATTTCCTTTCCAATGTGAGAAAGAACGATCCACATTTAGGATCTGTGCTACCTCCTTTAGATTTATGAGCTTTTTCTATTATAGAAGGTCGCCCAATCTAAATCTTTTGAATCTACAATGCAAGACGTGATAAAAAGATTAGCGAAGCATAAAAATTTTCGTAGATTTTTGCGAGAGGTATTTGCCATGGCTCGAGAAGGTGAAGTGGTTCTTGTCTATGTAGAAAATCAACCGGCTTTTTTTGCCCGCATTGAATCCATTACGCCGGATGTTAAACCCGGCTGGTTTCAGGTAAGAATGCTTGTTCTACAGCTTCCCATGATTGTCGTTACCTGGATTTTGAGAGAAGCTTACATCAACGGCGACGAATTCACCATGGGAGGGCGTCCTATAAGGATTACGCCGGTTGTGGCACCGCCTGCCGAATTGTGGGATGAAGAAGATGAAAAGGAGGAAAGAGAAATCGAAGAAGTAGAAACTGAGAAGGATGAGATTATGGAGTCAGAAAATACGGGCGATAAGGGAGAAAAGG
Protein-coding regions in this window:
- a CDS encoding anion transporter — its product is MWIVLSHIGKEINNHAKEAVTITAFSLCYIGMILGRFPRLKLDRTGIALLCAILLMGSRALSENEALKALDIPTLVLLFGLMVVSVQLRLGGFYTKITIAFARLRLSPSFLLLCMMVTMGFLSAIFTNDVICLATTPVIIGICRRRGINPLPYLLGLACAANIGSALTLIGNPQNILIAQTLHLSFSKYIARAFPVVTISLIAGWAIIASRWKGKWLLPEDPSVTIDDSHFNPFDRWETIKGLTVATLLMIIFLGEWWPRELCAITAAGILLTSRRFRSREILSLVDWQLLVLFISLFVINHALYKTRLPQSTIIELGKFGINLHHPDMIFGISVILSNIVSNVPAVMLLLPWVKHPETGYLLAIASTFAGNLLIGGSIANIIVVDQATKSGISISWKDHAKLGIPVTLITLAVAEFIMLFNRL
- a CDS encoding FAD-dependent oxidoreductase; the protein is MKDPLFEPIFIHNLEVKNRILMPAMHLNMAKNFFVTDQIVDFYEERARGGAGLITVGFATVDEYSGPPGHIGAHKDEFIPGLKNLASTIKRHGARAAVQLNHAGRYNLSVFLGGKQPVAPSPIPSRLTKETPREMTLEEIKTTITRFADAARRVKKAGFDAVEILSGTGYLISEFLSPLTNQRTDEYGGSPENRMRFGIEVIQAVRKAVGDDFPILVRVNGNDLMPGGITREELTEYVKRLIEVGANAINVNVGWHEARVPQIIAEVPRGAYAYLARYFKELFSVPVIAGHRINDPYTARELIGNHFCDMVAMGRALIADPFLPEKARSGREHEIVHCVACAQGCFDNLFKMKSVECLCNPRAGHEREKVVEKAPQSKKVMIVGGGAAGMSAAITAHDRGHNVTLYEKGNRLGGQLLLAGAPPGREEFLQLASDLVKQVSARRIPVMLNTPVTRELLEREKPDVVILATGAEPTELPIPGIKSDHVVHAWDVLMGKVWTGKNVVIIGGGAVGIETALYLAEKGTIDAESLKFLLTHQAKDSELILQMATQGTKKITIIEMLPEIGKDIGLSTRWCFMQDLQIHGVNVLTSSKVLEITSEGVVVETSEGKRLIKADTVVVATGARPNREIETVLQELNIPYHIVGDASKIGKAFDAIHGGFDAGRTI